Proteins encoded within one genomic window of Gloeobacter kilaueensis JS1:
- a CDS encoding pentapeptide repeat-containing protein, translating to MPPAEDTQEGPGPDWSGRDLDGADLRFARLARANLQEASLVRARLTAADLQRSDLRGALLREADLSGALLTGACLQRCDLIGAELSYAHLRGANLEQASLSEAELYRADLEGARLIEVGLHQTNLDQANLRGCDLRQAQLWRTNLHSADLTNANLAGVELVLCNLLAANLSGANLENCRLDQSIFNRQTVFPMRFDPLQVGAVLFEQ from the coding sequence ATGCCGCCCGCCGAAGATACGCAGGAAGGGCCCGGACCCGACTGGAGTGGCAGGGACCTCGACGGCGCGGACCTGCGCTTCGCTCGACTGGCACGGGCGAACCTGCAGGAGGCGAGCCTGGTACGGGCCCGGCTTACCGCAGCGGATCTTCAAAGGAGCGACCTGCGCGGCGCACTGTTGCGTGAGGCGGATCTTTCTGGGGCGCTGCTCACCGGTGCCTGCCTGCAGCGGTGCGATTTGATTGGAGCTGAGCTGAGCTATGCCCACCTGCGGGGAGCAAACCTTGAGCAGGCCAGTTTGAGCGAAGCAGAACTGTACCGCGCCGATCTCGAAGGTGCCCGCCTGATCGAGGTCGGCCTCCACCAGACCAACCTCGATCAGGCCAACCTCAGAGGCTGCGATCTGCGTCAGGCCCAACTGTGGCGGACCAACCTGCATTCTGCCGATCTAACGAACGCGAACCTGGCGGGCGTAGAACTGGTTCTCTGCAACCTGCTCGCCGCAAACCTCAGCGGTGCGAACCTCGAAAATTGCCGACTCGATCAAAGTATTTTTAACCGCCAGACCGTCTTCCCAATGCGCTTCGACCCCCTGCAGGTCGGCGCTGTCCTCTTTGAGCAGTAG
- a CDS encoding 5-(carboxyamino)imidazole ribonucleotide synthase, producing the protein MQPGALEVEAVQPSIRRVAGLPTVGIIGGGQLGRMLALAGHTMGIRSIVLDPDPASPAAQVVPIALTGSLAELASLRELARLSDLVTFENEWVDPALVRALEIEGYSVWPSSQTLGYIQDKFHQRRHLQQAGLPVPRFRAVDRLDQLADWQQWPLVLKTRRQGYDGHGVRIVPTAAQLAAAWEELAGQPLIVEAFVPFERELAVMVARSASGEVRSFPVVETRQQQHVCHTVIAPAPVSAAVHERAAAIAVAAIEAIAGVGIFGVELFVEPDGTVTINELAPRPHNSGHYTIDACDVSQFEQHLRAVLGWPLAAATMHSPAAVMVNILAQTTTEQAQPDLAAALALPGVKVHWYGKHAARPGRKLGHLTAVAADWQIALERALSARQVLGV; encoded by the coding sequence ATGCAACCGGGAGCACTGGAGGTAGAGGCGGTCCAGCCATCGATCAGAAGGGTAGCAGGACTGCCCACCGTCGGTATCATCGGCGGTGGCCAGCTCGGTCGGATGCTCGCCCTGGCGGGCCACACGATGGGAATACGCAGCATCGTGCTCGATCCTGACCCGGCGAGCCCCGCTGCCCAGGTGGTGCCCATTGCGCTTACAGGTTCGCTCGCTGAGCTGGCCAGTCTGCGCGAGTTGGCCCGGCTCAGCGATCTGGTGACTTTCGAGAACGAATGGGTCGATCCAGCCCTGGTGCGGGCACTGGAGATCGAAGGTTACTCTGTCTGGCCTTCGAGCCAGACGCTCGGATACATCCAGGACAAATTTCACCAGCGCCGCCATCTCCAGCAGGCGGGCCTGCCGGTTCCCCGCTTTCGGGCGGTCGATCGCCTCGATCAGCTCGCCGACTGGCAACAATGGCCCCTGGTACTTAAAACCCGCCGCCAGGGCTACGACGGACACGGCGTTCGGATCGTCCCCACAGCCGCCCAACTGGCGGCAGCCTGGGAGGAACTGGCTGGCCAGCCGCTCATCGTCGAAGCCTTTGTCCCGTTTGAGCGCGAACTGGCGGTGATGGTCGCCCGTTCGGCCAGCGGCGAGGTACGCTCCTTCCCGGTGGTGGAGACCCGTCAGCAACAGCACGTCTGCCATACCGTGATCGCCCCGGCCCCGGTAAGCGCTGCGGTACACGAGCGCGCTGCGGCGATTGCCGTCGCTGCTATTGAGGCGATTGCCGGAGTGGGCATCTTTGGCGTCGAGTTGTTTGTCGAACCCGATGGCACAGTGACGATCAACGAACTCGCTCCCCGGCCCCACAACTCGGGCCACTACACGATCGATGCCTGCGACGTCAGCCAGTTTGAACAGCACCTGCGCGCTGTCCTCGGCTGGCCGCTGGCAGCAGCGACCATGCACAGCCCGGCAGCGGTGATGGTCAATATTCTTGCTCAGACGACGACAGAACAGGCGCAGCCGGATCTGGCCGCTGCCCTCGCTCTGCCGGGGGTGAAGGTGCATTGGTACGGCAAACACGCCGCCCGGCCCGGTCGCAAGCTGGGCCACCTGACGGCGGTGGCAGCGGACTGGCAGATCGCCCTCGAGCGCGCCCTGAGTGCGCGGCAGGTTTTAGGAGTCTAA
- the purE gene encoding 5-(carboxyamino)imidazole ribonucleotide mutase, protein MNPLVSIIMGSDSDLPTMKAAAEVCAEFNVPCEVAIVSAHRTPERMIEFASTAHSRGIRVIVAGAGGAAHLPGMVASLTPLPVIGVPVAITALAGVDALYSIVQMPAGIPVATVAIGNARNAGLLAVRILATSDRQLQQRLETYRESLRVAVEQKQARLEQTGWQDYPLA, encoded by the coding sequence ATGAATCCGCTGGTGAGCATCATCATGGGCAGCGACTCGGACCTGCCGACGATGAAGGCTGCCGCCGAAGTGTGCGCCGAATTTAATGTGCCCTGCGAGGTGGCGATCGTCTCTGCCCACCGCACCCCCGAGCGGATGATCGAATTTGCCAGCACCGCCCATAGCCGGGGGATTCGGGTAATCGTCGCCGGCGCTGGGGGAGCCGCCCACCTGCCGGGAATGGTCGCATCGCTGACACCGCTGCCGGTGATCGGCGTGCCGGTGGCGATTACCGCCCTGGCAGGCGTCGATGCCCTCTATTCGATCGTGCAGATGCCCGCCGGTATTCCGGTGGCGACCGTGGCGATCGGCAACGCCAGAAACGCAGGTCTTTTAGCCGTGCGCATCCTGGCTACGAGCGATCGGCAGCTGCAGCAGCGCCTTGAAACGTATCGCGAAAGTTTGCGCGTCGCGGTTGAACAAAAGCAGGCCCGCCTGGAGCAGACCGGCTGGCAAGATTATCCCCTAGCCTGA
- the ribBA gene encoding bifunctional 3,4-dihydroxy-2-butanone-4-phosphate synthase/GTP cyclohydrolase II, protein MEKKFHTVPEVLEDLRTGKAVVVVDDESRENEGDLICAAQFATAEMVNFMARHARGLICLAMTAERLDQLQLPLMVSENTDRNQTAFTVSIDAGPHLGVSTGISAADRSRTILAAIDARTRPLDLTRPGHIFPIRAREGGVLKRAGHTEAAVDLARMAGLYPAGVICEIQNADGSMSRLPELFEYARHFGLKIVTIAEIIAYRLQTERFIRRETQAMLPTAFGNFEIFAYRDTLDGKEHVALVRRPQQAASTLFDTGAPFAGSDEPVLVRVHSECLTGDTFGSLRCDCRQQLQAALKLIDHHGQGVVVYLRQEGRGIGLINKLKAYALQDMGLDTVEANERLGFAADLRSYGVGAQILNDLGVRRMKLITNNPRKIAGLSGYNLEVVDRVPLIIEENDYNYTYLNTKAQKLGHLLPNVRLLTLGLLWPDAPLQPLAPERSNQIEGLRHLFAQHDLLIQEERRPVASAVFGPAALVVHVGLPPGTVSLPNEWYADLTSPCRRAILAALEELAVTSAPRVLQFLVSSGADPLNHLSEKLQHREAELDHLSEILKGTLEPEVVYTFEATSPA, encoded by the coding sequence GTGGAGAAGAAGTTTCATACCGTTCCTGAAGTTCTCGAAGACCTGCGCACCGGCAAAGCGGTCGTCGTCGTCGATGATGAGAGCCGCGAAAACGAAGGGGATCTCATCTGCGCGGCCCAGTTTGCCACAGCCGAGATGGTCAATTTCATGGCCCGGCACGCCCGTGGTCTCATCTGCCTGGCGATGACTGCCGAGCGGCTCGACCAGTTGCAGTTGCCGCTCATGGTCAGCGAAAACACCGACCGCAACCAGACGGCCTTTACCGTCAGCATCGACGCCGGTCCCCATCTGGGGGTGAGCACCGGTATCTCCGCCGCCGACCGTTCCCGAACAATTCTGGCGGCGATCGATGCGCGCACCCGGCCCCTCGATCTCACCCGGCCCGGCCACATCTTTCCGATTCGGGCCCGCGAGGGCGGTGTGCTCAAGCGGGCCGGTCACACCGAAGCGGCGGTCGATCTCGCCCGCATGGCGGGTCTGTATCCCGCCGGGGTGATCTGTGAAATCCAGAACGCCGACGGTTCGATGTCGCGGCTGCCGGAACTTTTTGAGTATGCCCGCCACTTTGGTCTCAAGATTGTCACGATCGCCGAGATCATCGCCTACCGCCTGCAGACCGAGCGCTTCATCAGGCGCGAGACCCAGGCGATGCTGCCCACTGCCTTCGGCAACTTTGAGATCTTTGCCTACCGCGACACCCTCGACGGCAAAGAACACGTCGCCCTCGTCCGCCGTCCCCAGCAGGCCGCCTCCACCCTCTTCGACACCGGTGCGCCCTTCGCCGGTAGCGATGAGCCGGTGCTGGTGCGCGTCCACTCCGAGTGTCTCACCGGCGACACGTTCGGTTCGCTGCGCTGCGACTGCCGTCAGCAACTGCAGGCCGCCCTCAAGCTCATCGACCACCACGGCCAGGGCGTCGTCGTCTACCTCCGCCAGGAGGGCCGGGGCATCGGCCTCATCAACAAACTCAAAGCCTACGCCCTGCAGGATATGGGCCTCGATACGGTCGAGGCGAACGAGCGGCTGGGCTTTGCCGCCGACCTGCGCAGCTACGGCGTCGGTGCCCAGATCCTCAACGACCTGGGGGTGCGGCGCATGAAGCTCATCACCAACAACCCCCGCAAGATCGCCGGACTGAGCGGCTACAACCTCGAAGTGGTTGATCGCGTCCCCCTCATCATCGAAGAGAACGACTACAACTACACCTACCTCAACACCAAAGCCCAGAAGCTCGGCCACCTGCTGCCGAACGTGCGGCTGCTCACCCTTGGCCTGCTCTGGCCTGATGCACCCCTGCAGCCGCTGGCCCCGGAGCGTTCCAACCAGATCGAGGGGCTGCGCCACCTGTTCGCCCAGCACGATCTGTTGATTCAGGAGGAACGCCGCCCGGTGGCGAGTGCTGTCTTCGGCCCCGCCGCCCTCGTCGTCCACGTTGGCCTGCCGCCAGGAACGGTGTCCCTGCCCAACGAGTGGTACGCCGATCTGACCAGCCCCTGCCGCCGGGCGATCCTCGCGGCCCTCGAAGAGTTGGCCGTCACCAGTGCGCCCCGCGTCCTGCAATTTCTGGTGAGTTCCGGTGCTGATCCGCTCAACCACCTGAGTGAGAAGCTGCAGCACCGCGAAGCAGAACTTGACCACCTCTCCGAAATTCTCAAGGGCACACTTGAACCTGAAGTCGTTTATACCTTCGAGGCCACATCCCCTGCATAG
- a CDS encoding YqiA/YcfP family alpha/beta fold hydrolase — MHFVYLHGFASGPHSRKGRFLQKQLAELGHELLLPDLNAPSFTSLTFSSQLAVLDRTLAGLAGPIGLFGSSLGGLIAVLAAIDDPRIERLILMAPAFRFRERLCFHLGVEAIEQWQRTGKLAFWHHAYRCECNLKADILDDALAYDEERLTRAVPTLILHGRHDEVALSELSCAFAESRPFVQLQLFDTDHGMGDVLPQIWEQVADFLAFEISTAR; from the coding sequence GTGCATTTTGTCTACCTGCACGGTTTTGCCTCCGGTCCGCACTCCCGCAAGGGCCGCTTTCTGCAAAAACAACTGGCTGAGTTGGGGCACGAGCTGCTGCTGCCGGATCTCAACGCTCCTTCGTTTACCTCGCTCACCTTCAGCTCCCAGCTGGCTGTCCTCGATCGAACCCTGGCGGGTTTGGCGGGGCCGATTGGGCTATTTGGCTCCAGCCTGGGCGGTCTTATTGCGGTGCTCGCAGCGATAGACGACCCGCGCATCGAGCGGCTGATCCTGATGGCACCGGCTTTTCGCTTCCGCGAACGTCTTTGCTTCCACCTGGGCGTAGAGGCGATCGAGCAGTGGCAGCGCACAGGTAAGCTCGCCTTCTGGCACCACGCCTATCGCTGCGAGTGCAACCTCAAAGCCGACATCCTCGATGACGCCCTCGCCTACGACGAGGAGCGCCTCACACGAGCGGTGCCGACTTTGATTCTCCACGGTCGCCACGACGAGGTGGCCCTGAGCGAACTGAGCTGTGCTTTTGCTGAGAGCCGTCCCTTTGTGCAGCTCCAGCTTTTTGACACCGATCACGGGATGGGCGATGTGTTGCCCCAGATCTGGGAGCAGGTCGCTGACTTTCTCGCTTTCGAGATATCTACCGCCCGGTAG
- a CDS encoding DUF2808 domain-containing protein, whose translation MLKRWLGGIAVVGLLLVGSGHSATAQSGFCLFGCAKEPEYILNYKIENREHDYTSDRYYLWMRPENVAVKQIQILTDPAFDGRFDLKAIDVASRTSGATYAVESTEWDNDQRTVTIVLAKPIPAQEEIQLVFSQVLNPSTDGIYKLVARVLGTEANPIYRYVGTWSISIE comes from the coding sequence GTGCTGAAGCGCTGGCTTGGAGGAATCGCCGTCGTCGGCTTGCTGCTGGTAGGAAGCGGACACTCAGCGACGGCCCAATCAGGATTCTGTCTTTTTGGCTGTGCCAAGGAGCCGGAGTACATCCTCAACTACAAGATCGAAAATCGCGAGCACGACTACACCTCCGATCGCTATTACCTCTGGATGCGCCCTGAGAATGTCGCGGTCAAACAAATTCAAATTCTCACCGACCCTGCCTTCGATGGCCGCTTTGATCTCAAGGCGATCGATGTCGCTTCGCGCACTTCCGGCGCAACCTACGCCGTCGAGTCAACAGAATGGGACAACGATCAACGGACGGTGACGATCGTGCTTGCTAAGCCGATCCCGGCCCAAGAAGAAATTCAGCTTGTCTTCTCGCAGGTGCTCAACCCGAGCACCGACGGGATCTACAAGCTCGTCGCCCGCGTCCTGGGCACCGAGGCCAACCCGATCTACCGCTACGTCGGCACCTGGTCCATCTCGATCGAGTAA